ttttttatttttttcagaatTTGCCTATAAAAAGGCAACGCTTCTTCAATACAAAACACACTGAATTCTCTTaactttctctctttcttttattattttttactattttcccttcttattaatttactaagttagtttattttatatcagAAATTGCTTATTTTGTCATTACTCTATCAACAGTGACATATCAAGCAATTTCTTTTCCTATTATTCCactaaaaaaaaggaaaacacaatTAATAACCCAAGAAATTCATAGAACCTATGTAGCTCGAACTCTCCAAACCGCACttatatcaaatttttaaaaatacactattttaaaaagatttaacATATATgtgatgaaatttttaaaaaatctgaaCAATATTATCAGCGAAATACCATTTAAATCTCCAATTTAGTTAGTAACTTAGTATTAGTGTCCTTACATATAGTATGAGCTTGAAATAATCTGATTTATTGGAAACAACCAGAAAAATCCTATAATGTCATTTTCACCATCTACTATATGGAAAatagaaatcattttcttttttctcaaagGATAAGTTCAATTTTTTAAGTACTCATTTCTTTAATAAAGCCAAAAAAAACCTCCTTGATTTTTGGCTCATTGAGTATTTAAGTCATTGTTTTGTCTTAGTTCTTTGTTTATATtagaatatatattttctttcacaCTTCTGAATCATCTTTCTTTGACCTCTCAAGTTGTATTTGATTAGTTTTAGTAATCCATCAACTCTCTGCCCCACTCACTTACCAACATGAGCTAATTGTATTTTATTCACGTAGTGTGTAGtctgattcaaaattttaagtttgtgagttctgaatttcaaaatatgataACTTACTAAAATGGGGATAAATGCTACTAGTTTGACATAACCATAAATCATATTGCAGATTTATTTCTACTCATTCAGGCTCTTCCTCGAATTCTGCGCATAGAGAAAGCTTTAATGTATCGGACTgctttttttattcatttctaCTCATTAATCACAAAGTCtgatataaatttgaattttttggatGTTGGTTTCTTAACACAAATACAAAGTCCGTATCAAAGCTACTGAGTTCGATAAAACTATATTGTAGATTCGCTCCACTCACTAACCAACATGAGCTAATATACATCTTACACACGCATTCTGATCTAAGATTTTAAGTTTACAGGTTCTAATTTTCAGGATAGTTGGCTTCTTAACACAAATATAGAGTTTGTATCAAAGCTACCGAGTCTGACAAAACTATATTTTAGTTCCGCCCCACTGACCAACCAACATGATCTAATATACATTTTATTTATAGAGTCAGattcaagattttaaatttaCAGGCTCTGATTTCTAGGATAGTTAGTTTTAACACAAGCACAGGGTTTGTAACTCTGCCCCACTGACTAACCAACATGAGCTACTATACATTTTATAGAGTCGgatccaaaattttaaattttactaaTTCGGATTTCCAACCCTATttataaaatacacaaaaaaacAAGATAAGTGTATAGTAGTACTTAGAGAATAGAGATTACCTTCTCTTACTTTGTTGTTTACTTCACATATTTTCCAGAAGAGGAAGAGACAGAGAGATGCCAATGAGCAAAAGCCATGAAATTTTGCAATTCACCAATCATGTTGTACAAGGTCGGTGGTTCTCTCTTTTTGCTTCATTTCTCATCATGGCTGGAGCAGGTGCTACTTATCTATTTGGTACTTACTCTAAAGAAATAAAATCCTCACTTGGATATGATCAAACAACACTTAATCTGTTAGGATTCTTTAAAGATCTTGGTGCTAATGTTGGTGTTTTATCTGGTTTACTTGCTGAAGTTAGTCCAACATGGTTTGTTTTACTAGTTGGTGCTGCCATGAATTTCACTGgctatttcatgatatggttcTCTGTTGTTGGAAAGATATCAAAACCAACTGTTTGGCTtatgtgtatgtatatatgtcttGGTGCTAATTCACAGAATTTCGCGAATACTGGTGCTCTTGTTACATCTGTTAGAAACTTCCCTGAAAGCAGAGGAAATATGATTGGTTTATTGAAAGGTTTTACTGGATTAAGTGGTGCTATAATGACACAGTTATACTTAGCTGTATATGGAAATGATGCTAAATCACTTATTTTGCTTATAGCTTGGCTTCCTGCTGCAATATCTGTGATTTTCGTGTACACGATTCGTGAAATGAGAGTTGTTAAGCAACCAAATCAGTTGAATGTTTTCTACTATTGTTTGGCTATAGCGATTGTGCTCGCGTTGTTTCTTATGGTTATGACATTGGTTGAGGGGGCAATTGTATTTTCTCATGGTGCTTATGTTGGTACTGCTACTGTGGCttgtgttttgttgttcctACCTCTTTTGGTTTTCGTTAGAGAAGAGTTAGGTGTTTTTCGTAGAAAGAATGTGGCTAACATCGATCCTCCACGAGTAACCATCGAGCATCCTCCACCAGTAGTACAAGAGAAAGAAGATGCTAACAATCTGAGATGTTTTTCGTTGAATGACATTTTCTTGAATAAACCAGCAAGAGGTGAAGATTATAGTATATTGCAAGCACTTTTGAGTACTGATATGTTGATTTTATTCGTTGCTACGTTTTGTGGACTTGGGACGAGCTTGACTGCTGTCGATAACTTGGGACAAATCGGAGAGTCATTAGGatatccaacaacaacaatcaagtCCTTTGTGTCACTTCTGAGCATATGGAACTTTTTTGGGAGAATTTTCTCAGGATTTGTATCTGAGGCGTTGCTTGTTAAGTATAAATTCCCAAGGACACTTATGATGACATTAGTCCTTTTGTTATCCTGCATTGGCCTACTACTCATCGCGTTTCCATTCAACGGATCAGTATACATTGCATCAATCATCATCGGGTTCTCATTTGGTGCACAATTGCCTTTACTCTTCTCAATCATTTCTGAACTTTTCGGATTGAAGTACTACTCCACATTGTTCAATTGTGGTCAATTGGCTAGTCCTCTTGGCTCATACATATTGAATGTGAAGGTAACTGGACCGCTCTACGATAGAGAGGCATTGAAGGATCTCGCGAAAAAAGGCTTAACTAGATTATCTGTTAAAGAATTGACATGTATCGGGAGCCAATGTTATCGACAGGCTTTTCTAATCTTGGCTAGTGTCGCGTTTTTTGGCGCGTTAGCCTCGTTGGTTTTGGTTGCAAGAACTAGGAATTTTTACAAAGGTGATATATACAAGAAGTTCAGAGAACAAGCTGAGGCAACTGAGGCAGAAATGGCTGCAACAAACAATAAATAGGCGGATATATATACTAAGAACATTACACAATTTAAGGCCAAATTTTGGCCTAGTTAAAgtagtttttttcttcttgatcATTTATGTATCcattaattatgtattaatcctttgaaaaaaaattgtcattttaTATCTGTTTGTgtatgcattcatagcattatATAGTATATTGTTGGACAGTTGAGCAGAAAAATATCTTGCTACTTTACTGCTTGTTTTGGTAATATCGTCATGTGGAAGGTCTATCAGAAATCACCTTTCTACTCCACGAAGATAGATAAGGTCTCCATACATCCTATTCTCTCAAGACTACATTCGTGAATTTACACcgagtatgttattgttgtttttgttgtagaCTTGTAATTGAGCAGAAAAATGAAcattagaaaaaactaaaaattgtgAGATTTTCTGCAACTTGGAATTAAGAACTAGAGTTTGCTAGAAATTGAAAGACAGACTAATTTTGTCTGTTTTTCTGGTGGCACACAAGTTTAAATACTCAGGCTAAATAATAGACTAATAGTAGATCATATTCTTGGcatatttccttttttctttttctttttttcccatTCAGTGTCTGGTAGCTTCGAGTAATTTTGATATGTGTCACGTAAGATTAATTAAAGAGGAAAGTGTTTCCTACAGCCCTaccaagatttttttttttcatttcaatgTTCGAATCCAAAATCTCTAATTAAGGAGGAGGGCTGCAACCTTTGGTGGTCCTTGAAATGTACTTTAATATGActcaatctatatatatataatataaagctatataaaagaaaagtgaCGTGACACCTCTTTTTGGCCAAGGATCCTATTTatcttttatcttatttttttgacaattgtttctatttatttgttttttattattatacaaaaatGAATGTGTCAATTAATACTCCATTTATTCATattctttaatataaaaatttatttgtcTTTATTTCCGTTAGTCCTATGACttttcatgatcataactcctaaatcatattaatagatcatttgatatttcatatttttgtcctataaatagaagcattggaaattttttttacaaaagaaATGCAAATTTATATGTATAGTAAAGTTAGGGATTAACTAGGTGAAGCTTGCTCATCTTTTTGgtcaaaaatgataattttttttataactttaTGAAAAGTTTTTATAGCTTGTATAATGCTTTTAGATTTTTTACTTATATCAGATTTGATTGTTTTTTTGCAGGtgcttttttttgttgttgaatgGAAAATTTCATCTTCTTCGTGGTATTCATCTTCTGATTAACGGATCGAACTTCAATCTAGCAATTTAGTGAGAAAAATCTAAACAAGTTCTCATAAAAttattgttgaaattttttttataatgtgAATTTATAGTAAGAACATGACAAAAATTTCAAGTAATACAAATTTTAGTATATTATGTCAATAAAAGTGTTGAACATAAAGTTATGAAGCAGACATAAAAATAAATCGTATAAGACTAAAAATCTtaatttaaaaactaaaaaaaaaataaacgaGAAAAAAATAGCTATAGAAAAAAATACTTGATCATGTAgaacaaaaaaatcaaatagttgttcaaaaaaaattttCGTCTAACTTACCTAATGGTTGTACTTTCACCTTTATATAAGTTTTGGTAATTCCTTTGTAAGATAAGACGTTTAATTCCCcgctttaaaaaataataaaatgaaaatgagaaaaaaaataacaaaaaaagagaCAATACACAAAACTGTACTCTTTAAATGGCTATTATGATAGATACACTACAAGTGAACaatgataatttatatttatgtataataataaaattaggaaTACAAAAAGTGACACCTTTCTTTGGTCAAGAACCaacctttttaaaaattatttattggaatttttctctatttttccttatttatgtgctatattaaaaatatttttaaaaacccATTTAACATTCTTAATTATGTTAAATATGAAATGTTAAGAAGcaaaaaaagtcattttttaattttctttaatgcaaaactcaatggactttattttcattacttccataattttttattgttataacatcaaaaataattaatagtcatattcatgatattatttaatattttatattgtagTCCTATAAATAAAGATATTGTAAAACTTTGTTGAAATGAACTCATTAGCATTTTAAGTTGTCAATTAAAgttctctatttttattgtaGACTAATAAATATGTCAATTAACAGTTCATTCATATTCTTTAATGCAAAACATAAAGgtctttattttcattactattttttattaCCACAACCCCTAATATAATTAATAGTCGCATTTATGACATTATTTGGtacttatattatgttttatatgcttattttattcattctttagTTTGTCTTAAAGAATAAAATGAAGGCTATTGAATGGTGATTGACTTGTGGAATGATTATCAATGAGAGCTTGGAAGATTGtccatttattttgtatttttttcttttatttttaatgattataATCGTAAAAATGATGTTgcatcattatttattttttgtagttccctctatgatttttctttattttgtattttatataaatttttgattgtcgtaaatttatatttttttttggttcaaaTTAGTAATTTATGACGGTTGAAAATCAACTAACTACTAACTAAAcgtttttctctataaagtcaATTATACGTTTGAGTAATATATAAATCGgcatattttgtatttttttactcaatttcagaaaaaataaaagaatgcaTCTTATCATCTTTCATATCCGTGCGAAGCGCGGCTAAATTCACTAATTTTATCTAAAGTTCAATTAATAAGACTAGTTATGATCTAGAGTTGTAGACACAATTGAACACCAATTTGATGAACAAATTAACCCAATCTATATGTATCTTATTCTAATGAATAAATATCGAGTTAATTTCACATAAGGTCATCAAACTATAGTATTATCACAGAAAAgtcattaaattaatttttttttaatcataaaatcactcaattttcgttattttttcaaaaatgatcATTTTGGAAAAACTTTTGATGAAAATTGGCTATAACTTGTAcctattttcataaaaaatcatttcaaactccaatccaaataaattattcatgtttCATTTCAATCTAACATTTTAAACTTTCTATAAAAAGACAGTTAAAAATCTTCCATCTCACTAATGTGTTTAAGGTTCATGCACGGTCAAAAATGTTTAAAGTAATCACTTTAATGACACTAAAATACATGAATAAAAATGTCGTAATATCAAAACGATGCAATTACTATTTACCCAAAGTAGTAATCCCTCAACTCCTGCTAATAGGGGGGTGTGCAAAAATCAAatcgaaaaaaattattattgagtTATTTCTATTGAATTAATGGGTTAAtagatttttaattatattataaaaaaattatcgaattattggtttgatattgattttttaatattggtTATTGGGTAAACTGATAACCAATTAAGGAATATTTAATTTACTACTTTACTTCTTTACCcctacataaatattaaatattaatatcaatattttattGGTTACTATCTTTGCTCTTTAGCCTTCAATTCACGTTATtgtcttatttcttttatttgtgttgtactcgtatatttctttttcatgttAGTTGCTACTGAatctattttatgagcattccaTAAATTTTCGTTATTGTCTTGTCTCGTCAACTTATTGGAAaagtcatataattattttatgagtattttcttattggttaaatctAAAACGAACCGATAAAGATCAATATCGAAAaccaataaaaaatatcttatagatTTGGTATATTGGtttagcatatttaaaaattaaatatcaataaaatcaaACCTATCGAATTGAACCAAACCGAACCAACTGATGCACACCCTACGAGTCTCAAATAGTAGTACCAAAAAAGGGTTAAAAAAGAAGGTGATAAAGGCAAACAATGGAAAATTAGAAAGCCAAAAGTGCAATTCATCCAAAAAAGAAAGGATGCAAATGGAAAAGAAACTACATTTTTAGTTTTCCCGGGCAAACCTGAGGCTATAAAACAAGTCGAAGagccattttttctttttctgttcAAACATCTCCGTAAGCATAGAAGAATTACTATATTATTCATCGATTTATTGATTTTTGTTTGTTAGATTTGTGtttaattttgttgttgttgttgttgttattgaagAAATTAAGATGATGACGGAGATGGATGAACCTctagattttgaatttgaagAACCCTCCATCGTTAGCCCTATTGTTACTAAGCAGAAAaagtgagttttttttttcatttttaacaacaattttgtttgtttgattCGTTTTTCATGTTGATTAGATTGCAAAATTAGATACTAGGTATCTAGGGTTTTGAGTTGTGGGTGGTTTACTTAAGTATGTTAGAGAAGAGTTGGAGTCAGGATTTGAAGCTTATGTGTTTGAGAATTGCAGGTGTTTGGCCATGTAAGTATgagtatttgaaaaaaaaagaagaagttatttttgttttcagagtgaaaaatgatattttgaaacttgGGAGTTGtgtttgatgatgaatacaaattggagttgttttttttgaatttctcttGAGTAGTTTTgagtgaaaaaagtgaaaacagaattttggtgtttttcaaatttttgaaaattgtggagttttatggccAAACATGTTTGTTTGAGTTCAACTCaaggaaaaagtaaaaaaatttcatGACCAAATGCGTAAAATAATTTGTTATTGACGGAGATTAGGATGAGCTTTGATGAATAAAAGTAGAATTGGTAGAAATTCTCATATGTGAAGCAAATCAAACCTATTTTTAGACGAAAAAGACCAAGGCAGAGTAAGATGGATTTAGGGACGGTAGATGGGTCTAGAATAGATTTCCCAACGGGCAAAAACTTACACTTTCAAGTCAATATGGCCGTGATGTCATGAGCCTATTTTCAACAGCGTGTGGGACAACCAAAACAGCCCACACAGCTTGCTAAGGCTCAGTCCTAACAACAATATAGCATACGAGTGCAAGAACAAAAACACCTCAAAACTAGTCCACACAAACAGCCCAACAGTTGGAACAAAGTAAGAGAGCTTTTGGGAGGCAAGTGCCAATTTTCTTTGATATCTCTTTCAAGTGTTGATTACAAATGAGGCTGTCCAAAGGGACTTATAAGCTCTGAAAATAAGCTACAACAAAGGGACTAAAGGTCCCACGAGAGAATGCTAAAAATGGCTATCTTTACACA
This region of Solanum dulcamara chromosome 9, daSolDulc1.2, whole genome shotgun sequence genomic DNA includes:
- the LOC129904393 gene encoding protein NUCLEAR FUSION DEFECTIVE 4 codes for the protein MPMSKSHEILQFTNHVVQGRWFSLFASFLIMAGAGATYLFGTYSKEIKSSLGYDQTTLNLLGFFKDLGANVGVLSGLLAEVSPTWFVLLVGAAMNFTGYFMIWFSVVGKISKPTVWLMCMYICLGANSQNFANTGALVTSVRNFPESRGNMIGLLKGFTGLSGAIMTQLYLAVYGNDAKSLILLIAWLPAAISVIFVYTIREMRVVKQPNQLNVFYYCLAIAIVLALFLMVMTLVEGAIVFSHGAYVGTATVACVLLFLPLLVFVREELGVFRRKNVANIDPPRVTIEHPPPVVQEKEDANNLRCFSLNDIFLNKPARGEDYSILQALLSTDMLILFVATFCGLGTSLTAVDNLGQIGESLGYPTTTIKSFVSLLSIWNFFGRIFSGFVSEALLVKYKFPRTLMMTLVLLLSCIGLLLIAFPFNGSVYIASIIIGFSFGAQLPLLFSIISELFGLKYYSTLFNCGQLASPLGSYILNVKVTGPLYDREALKDLAKKGLTRLSVKELTCIGSQCYRQAFLILASVAFFGALASLVLVARTRNFYKGDIYKKFREQAEATEAEMAATNNK